In a single window of the Synechococcus sp. WH 8016 genome:
- a CDS encoding bifunctional 4-hydroxy-2-oxoglutarate aldolase/2-dehydro-3-deoxy-phosphogluconate aldolase, translating into MCELLSTSDRQQWLMASLRRQPLIIVLRPRESDLLGPFLQSLLCQRLDQLVDLGVQHIEIAWVDHARWSALIEAIRLRHPTLQLGVASVTSQRGLQAVIDLDLPYAMSPLLDQGLVSMAHQHQCCLVPGVMTPTEIRQAWVLGCHVVKLFPAVVLGLDYYRQISAPMGDLPFMIAAGGLSVADLDPWLSAGYDAIALGRAVLSTTDAIAELRDWLM; encoded by the coding sequence ATGTGCGAATTGCTGAGTACGTCTGATCGTCAGCAGTGGTTGATGGCCTCTCTGCGCCGCCAGCCACTGATCATTGTTTTGCGGCCCAGGGAGAGTGATCTCCTTGGGCCGTTTTTGCAGTCATTGTTGTGTCAACGCCTGGATCAGTTGGTCGATCTTGGTGTCCAGCACATCGAAATTGCCTGGGTGGATCACGCTCGCTGGAGTGCCCTGATTGAGGCGATTCGTCTTCGCCATCCCACCCTTCAGCTGGGAGTGGCGTCTGTGACGTCTCAACGGGGGCTCCAGGCCGTGATCGATCTCGATCTTCCCTATGCCATGTCTCCACTGTTGGATCAGGGCCTGGTCTCGATGGCTCATCAACACCAATGTTGTCTCGTCCCTGGTGTGATGACGCCAACCGAAATTCGGCAGGCATGGGTTCTTGGTTGCCATGTGGTGAAACTGTTTCCAGCGGTGGTGCTGGGCCTCGATTACTACAGGCAGATTTCGGCGCCGATGGGAGATCTCCCCTTCATGATTGCCGCCGGTGGGTTGAGCGTGGCCGATTTGGATCCGTGGCTATCGGCTGGTTACGACGCGATTGCTCTCGGTCGTGCCGTCTTGAGCACAACGGACGCCATCGCCGAACTACGCGATTGGTTGATGTGA
- the ftsH3 gene encoding ATP-dependent zinc metalloprotease FtsH3 has product MNKRWRNVGLYVLLVVVVIVVGTAFLDRPDPATAARTLRYSDFVESVQEDQVSRVLLSPDRGTAQIVETDGRRAEVNLAPDKDLLKMLTDHNVDIAVQPSRQPGAWQQAATSLIFPLLLLGGLFFLFRRAQGGGGGGGNQAMNFGKSKARVQMEPTTQITFGDVAGIEGAKLELTEVVDFLKNPDRFTAVGAKIPKGCLLVGPPGTGKTLLAKAVAGEAGVPFFSISGSEFVEMFVGVGASRVRDLFEQAKKNAPCIVFIDEIDAVGRQRGAGLGGGNDEREQTLNQLLTEMDGFEGNTGIIIIAATNRPDVLDSALMRPGRFDRQVTVDRPDYAGRLQILGVHARSKTLSKDVDLDKVARRTPGYTGADLANLLNEAAILAARRQLTEVSNDEISDAIERIMVGPEKKDRVMSERRKRLVAYHEAGHALVGALMPDYDAVQKISIIPRGNAGGLTFFTPSEERMESGLYSRTYLQNQMAVALGGRVAEEIVYGEDEVTTGASNDLQQVASVARQMVTRFGMSDKLGPVALGRAQGGMFLGRDIAAERDFSEDTAATIDSEVSDLVDAAYHRATKVLNDNRSVLDELAEMLVESETVDSQELQDLLIRRDVRIAEYV; this is encoded by the coding sequence TTGAACAAGCGTTGGCGCAATGTGGGGCTTTACGTCCTGCTCGTAGTGGTAGTGATCGTTGTGGGTACGGCGTTCCTTGACCGTCCCGACCCTGCAACGGCAGCTCGCACGCTGCGGTACAGCGATTTTGTTGAGTCTGTTCAGGAGGATCAGGTCAGCAGGGTTTTGCTTTCCCCTGATCGTGGAACCGCTCAGATCGTTGAGACCGATGGCCGTCGTGCGGAGGTCAACCTCGCTCCAGACAAGGATCTGTTGAAGATGTTGACGGACCACAACGTTGACATTGCTGTGCAGCCATCTCGCCAGCCAGGCGCCTGGCAGCAAGCGGCGACCAGCTTGATCTTTCCGTTGTTGCTTCTCGGAGGTCTTTTCTTCCTCTTCCGCCGTGCTCAGGGCGGTGGCGGTGGCGGTGGCAACCAAGCCATGAATTTCGGCAAGAGCAAGGCCCGCGTTCAAATGGAGCCCACCACCCAAATCACCTTTGGGGATGTGGCCGGAATTGAAGGCGCCAAGCTTGAGCTCACCGAGGTGGTTGATTTCCTCAAGAATCCCGATCGCTTTACCGCCGTAGGCGCGAAAATCCCCAAGGGCTGCTTGCTTGTTGGTCCTCCCGGTACAGGTAAAACGCTGCTTGCCAAAGCGGTAGCTGGCGAAGCAGGAGTGCCCTTCTTCTCGATTTCAGGTTCTGAATTCGTTGAGATGTTCGTCGGTGTGGGTGCCAGCCGCGTTCGTGACCTGTTTGAACAGGCCAAAAAGAATGCACCCTGCATCGTGTTCATCGATGAGATCGATGCTGTAGGCCGTCAGCGTGGTGCCGGCCTTGGCGGCGGTAACGACGAGCGCGAGCAAACCCTGAACCAGCTCCTCACCGAAATGGATGGTTTTGAAGGCAATACCGGCATCATCATCATTGCGGCCACCAACCGCCCTGACGTCTTGGATTCAGCCTTGATGCGTCCAGGCCGTTTCGACCGTCAGGTCACGGTTGATCGTCCTGATTACGCCGGTCGTCTTCAAATTCTTGGAGTTCACGCCCGCAGCAAAACCCTGTCGAAGGATGTGGACCTCGATAAGGTGGCTCGCCGGACCCCTGGGTACACCGGTGCCGACCTGGCCAACCTTTTGAATGAGGCGGCCATCCTGGCTGCCCGTCGCCAACTCACAGAGGTGAGCAACGACGAGATCAGTGATGCCATCGAGCGGATCATGGTGGGCCCCGAGAAGAAAGATCGGGTGATGAGCGAGCGACGCAAGCGTCTTGTGGCTTATCACGAGGCCGGTCACGCCCTGGTGGGTGCACTGATGCCTGATTACGACGCCGTCCAGAAGATTTCGATCATTCCCCGCGGCAATGCGGGTGGTTTGACCTTCTTCACGCCCAGCGAAGAGCGGATGGAATCTGGCCTTTATTCACGCACCTATCTGCAGAACCAAATGGCTGTGGCGTTAGGCGGTCGGGTTGCAGAAGAGATCGTCTACGGAGAAGACGAGGTCACAACGGGTGCCTCCAACGATCTCCAGCAGGTGGCTTCAGTGGCCAGGCAGATGGTGACTCGCTTTGGAATGAGCGACAAGCTTGGCCCCGTAGCGCTTGGCCGTGCCCAAGGAGGCATGTTCTTGGGGCGTGACATCGCTGCTGAGCGAGATTTCTCAGAAGACACCGCAGCCACGATTGATTCCGAGGTGTCTGATCTTGTTGATGCGGCTTATCACCGTGCCACCAAGGTGCTGAACGACAACCGTTCCGTTCTGGATGAACTCGCTGAAATGCTCGTTGAAAGCGAAACTGTTGATTCCCAGGAACTTCAGGATCTCTTGATCCGACGCGATGTGCGAATTGCTGAGTACGTCTGA
- the sat gene encoding sulfate adenylyltransferase → MTASSSSSQRSGVIAPYGGTLVDLMVSATEHAALKASATTSIECSDRNACDVELLVVGGFSPERGFMHQADYDSVVAGHRTTSGYLFGLPIVMDTDREDVAVGDKVLLTYKGQDLAVLTVSDKWEPDKVVEAKGCYGTTSLEHPAVRMIATERRRYYLGGLIQGLQLPERVFPCKTPAEVRAGLPDGEDVVAFQCRNPIHRAHYELFTRALHAQNVSENAVVLVHPTCGPTQQDDIPGSVRFQTYERLAAEVDNARIRWAYLPYAMHMAGPREALQHMIIRRNYGCTHFIIGRDMAGCKSSLSGDDFYGPYDAQNFAKECAPELTMETVPSLNLVFTDEEGYVTAEHAEARGLHVKKLSGTQFRKMLRSGEEIPEWFAFRSVVEVLRAS, encoded by the coding sequence ATGACTGCCAGTTCCTCTTCCTCCCAGCGCTCCGGGGTGATTGCTCCTTACGGAGGCACCTTGGTGGATTTGATGGTGTCTGCCACGGAGCATGCCGCGCTGAAGGCCTCTGCCACCACAAGCATTGAATGTTCCGATCGCAATGCCTGTGATGTTGAGCTGCTTGTGGTGGGTGGATTCTCTCCAGAGCGAGGATTCATGCATCAGGCCGACTACGACTCCGTGGTGGCCGGGCACCGCACCACATCTGGCTACCTGTTTGGCTTGCCGATCGTGATGGATACCGACCGTGAGGACGTGGCGGTTGGAGACAAGGTCTTGTTGACATACAAAGGTCAGGACCTCGCTGTTCTCACCGTTAGCGATAAGTGGGAACCCGACAAGGTTGTTGAGGCCAAAGGTTGTTACGGAACCACCTCGCTAGAGCATCCGGCGGTGCGCATGATTGCCACAGAGCGCCGTCGGTACTACCTCGGTGGCTTGATTCAGGGCTTGCAGCTTCCGGAGCGGGTTTTCCCTTGCAAGACGCCTGCTGAGGTGCGCGCCGGTCTCCCTGACGGCGAAGACGTGGTGGCATTCCAGTGCCGAAATCCCATTCATCGCGCCCACTACGAGCTCTTCACCCGGGCCCTGCACGCTCAAAATGTCAGTGAGAACGCTGTCGTGTTGGTGCACCCCACCTGTGGGCCCACCCAGCAGGACGACATTCCTGGTTCCGTTCGCTTTCAGACCTACGAACGTCTGGCAGCAGAAGTAGACAACGCACGCATTCGTTGGGCCTATCTGCCGTATGCGATGCACATGGCAGGTCCGCGCGAAGCCCTGCAGCACATGATTATTCGCCGGAACTACGGCTGCACGCACTTCATCATTGGCCGGGATATGGCTGGATGTAAGTCCTCTCTTTCTGGGGATGATTTTTACGGTCCCTATGACGCGCAGAATTTCGCCAAAGAGTGTGCTCCTGAACTGACGATGGAGACCGTGCCCTCCTTGAATCTCGTTTTCACCGACGAAGAGGGGTATGTCACTGCGGAACATGCGGAGGCCCGCGGTTTGCATGTCAAAAAGCTCAGCGGCACCCAATTCCGCAAGATGCTGCGCAGTGGCGAGGAGATCCCGGAGTGGTTTGCGTTCCGCAGCGTGGTTGAGGTCCTTCGGGCCTCCTGA
- the psbO gene encoding photosystem II manganese-stabilizing polypeptide, giving the protein MRIRPLLAMVLALCLFVVTACSGGAEAIDRSNVTYDDIRNTGKANDCPSLPDSARGSISLTAGSAYELRGICMHPSQVFVKGEPANKRQEAQFVEGKILTRYTSSLDEVFGDLIVGEDGLSFSEKGGIDFQPITVLVPGGEEFPFTFSSKNLQATAEGSALTTSTDFNGTYRTPSYRTSNFIDPKGRALTTGVDYPQGLMALGGDYEELESENVKRYIDGTGIMSFSITKVDPDTGEFGGVFTAIQPSDSDMGGREIVDVKISGEVFGRLEEA; this is encoded by the coding sequence ATGCGCATCCGTCCCCTGCTGGCCATGGTGCTAGCCCTCTGTCTCTTTGTTGTAACCGCCTGCAGTGGTGGTGCTGAGGCCATAGACCGATCCAACGTCACCTATGACGACATCCGCAATACGGGCAAGGCCAACGACTGCCCCAGCCTGCCTGACTCCGCCCGTGGCTCCATCAGCCTGACGGCTGGCTCTGCTTACGAACTGCGTGGGATCTGCATGCATCCCTCCCAGGTCTTCGTGAAAGGCGAACCAGCCAATAAGCGTCAAGAAGCCCAATTCGTTGAGGGCAAAATCCTCACCCGCTACACCTCAAGCTTGGATGAAGTCTTTGGTGATCTCATCGTTGGTGAGGACGGCCTGAGCTTCAGCGAAAAAGGAGGGATCGATTTCCAGCCGATCACCGTCTTGGTTCCTGGTGGTGAGGAATTCCCCTTCACCTTCTCAAGCAAAAACCTTCAAGCCACCGCTGAAGGTTCTGCACTCACCACCAGTACCGACTTCAACGGCACCTACCGCACACCTAGCTACCGCACCAGTAACTTCATCGATCCCAAGGGTCGTGCGTTAACCACTGGTGTGGACTATCCCCAGGGCTTGATGGCATTGGGTGGTGACTATGAGGAGCTTGAAAGCGAAAACGTCAAGCGCTACATCGATGGCACTGGCATCATGAGCTTCTCAATCACCAAGGTGGACCCCGACACGGGTGAGTTCGGCGGTGTGTTTACAGCGATCCAACCCTCTGACTCCGATATGGGTGGCAGAGAGATCGTTGACGTGAAGATCAGCGGAGAGGTCTTCGGTCGTCTTGAGGAGGCTTGA